One Arvicanthis niloticus isolate mArvNil1 chromosome 3, mArvNil1.pat.X, whole genome shotgun sequence DNA segment encodes these proteins:
- the LOC117705910 gene encoding olfactory receptor 11G2-like yields MKTFGSPSNSSTITGFILLGFPYPREGQILLFVLFFIVYLLILMGNASIICAVYCDQRLHTPMYFLLANFSFLEIWYVTSTVPNMLANFLSDTKVISFSGCFLQFYFFFSFGSTECFFLAVMAFDRYLAICRPLHYPALMTGSLCNTLVISCWVLGFLWFPVPIIIISQMSFCGSRIIDHFLCDPGPLLALACSRDPLMEFFWTIIMSLLLVIPFLFIMGSYILVLRTVFRLPSRDGQKKAFSTCGSHVTVVSLFYGSVMIMYLSPTSEHEAGMQKVVTLFYSVGTPLLNPVIYSLRNKDMKHALQKILRT; encoded by the coding sequence ATGAAAACCTTTGGCAGCCCCAGCAACTCCAGCACCATCACTGGCTTCATCCTCTTGGGCTTCCCCTACCCCAGGGAAGGGCAGATCCTCCTTTTTGTGCTCTTCTTCATTGTCTACCTCCTCATCCTCATGGGCAACGCTTCCATCATCTGTGCTGTGTACTGTGATCAGAGACtacacacccccatgtacttcctACTGGCCAACTTCTCCTTCCTGGAGATCTGGTATGTCACTTCCACAGTCCCCAACATGTTAGCTAACTTCCTCTCTGACACCAAGgtcatctccttctctggatgcttcctgcagttctattttttcttctcctttggtTCTACAGAATGCTTTTTCCTGGCAGTCATGGCATTTGATCGATACCTTGCCATCTGCAGGCCTCTACATTACCCTGCTCTCATGACTGGGAGCCTCTGCAACACCCTTGTGATCAGTTGCTGGGTGCTTGGTTTCCTCTGGTTCCCTGtacccatcatcatcatctcccagatgtccttctgtgggTCCAGAATTATAGACCACTTCCTGTGTGACCCAGGTCCTCTTTTGGCCCTTGCCTGTTCCAGAGACCCATTGATGGAGTTTTTCTGGACAATTATAATGTCTCTGCTCCTGGTTATTCCTTTCCTCTTCATCATGGGATCTTATATATTGGTCCTGAGAACTGTGTTCAGACTTCCTTCAAGAGATGGACAAAAAAAGGCCTTCTCTACTTGTGGGTCACATGTGACTGtggtttctcttttctatggCTCAGTGATGATAATGTATCTGAGCCCAACATCTGAACATGAAGCTGGAATGCAGAAGGTTGTGACTCTGTTTTATTCTGTGGGTACTCCACTCCTTAATCCCGTGATATACAGTCTGCGAAACAAAGATATGAAACATGCCCTGCAGAAGATTTTaagaacataa
- the LOC117705950 gene encoding olfactory receptor 11G2-like, translated as MKTFGSPSNSSTITGFILLGFPYPREGQILLFLLFFIVYLLILMGNASIICAVYCDQRLHTPMYFLLANFSFLEIWYVTSTVPNMLANFLSDTKVISFSGCFLQFYFFFSFGSTECFFLAVMAFDRYLAICRPLHYPTLMTGRLCNTLVISCWVLGFLWFPVPIIIISQMSFCGSRIIDHFLCDPGPLLALACSRDPLMEFFWTIIMSLLLVIPFLFIMGSYILVLRAVFRVPSRDGQKKAFSTCGSHLTVVSLFYCSVMKMYLSPTSEHKAGVQKLVTLFYSVGTPLLNPVIYSLRNKDMKHALQKILRT; from the coding sequence ATGAAAACCTTTGGCAGCCCCAGCAACTCCAGCACCATCACTGGCTTCATCCTCTTGGGCTTCCCCTACCCCAGGGAGGGGCAGATCCTCCTCTTTCTGCTCTTCTTCATTGTCTACCTCCTCATCCTCATGGGCAACGCTTCCATCATCTGTGCTGTGTACTGTGATCAGAGACtacacacccccatgtacttcctACTGGCCAACTTCTCCTTCCTGGAGATCTGGTATGTTACCTCCACAGTCCCCAACATGTTAGCCAACTTCCTCTCTGACACCAAGgtcatctccttctctggatgcttcctgcagttctattttttcttctcctttggtTCTACAGAATGCTTTTTCCTGGCAGTCATGGCATTTGATCGCTACCTTGCCATCTGCAGGCCTCTACATTATCCTACTCTCATGACTGGGCGCCTCTGCAACACCCTTGTGATCAGTTGCTGGGTGCTTGGTTTCCTCTGGTTCCCTGttcccatcatcatcatctcccagatgtccttctgtgggTCCAGAATTATAGACCACTTCCTGtgtgacccaggtcctctgttGGCCCTTGCCTGTTCCAGAGACCCACTGATGGAGTTTTTCTGGACAATTATAATGTCTCTGCTCCTGGTTATTCCTTTCCTCTTCATCATGGGATCTTATATATTGGTCCTGAGAGCTGTATTCAGAGTTCCTTCAAGAGATGGACAAAAAAAGGCTTTCTCCACTTGTGGGTCACATCTCACAGTAGTTTCACTCTTTTATTGCTCAGTGATGAAAATGTATCTGAGCCCAACATCTGAACATAAAGCTGGAGTGCAGAAACTTGTGACTCTGTTTTATTCTGTGGGTACTCCACTCCTTAATCCCGTGATATACAGTCTAAGAAACAAAGATATGAAACATGCCCTGCAGAAGATTTTAAGAACATAA